In a genomic window of Telopea speciosissima isolate NSW1024214 ecotype Mountain lineage chromosome 5, Tspe_v1, whole genome shotgun sequence:
- the LOC122661525 gene encoding 3-dehydroquinate synthase, chloroplastic-like produces the protein MASSATLPTLRFSLKPCTYPCLSPSDTSHLFLRCWHRTVTSLRPSLHSSGLLGSNRIVDPVLKCDRIRSTVSATATPVEVMEQSPPKTSSKVSTIVDVDLGDRSYPIYIGTGLLDEPDLLQRHVHGKKVLVVTNTTIAPLYLDKVINALTSGNSKLSVESVILPDGEKYKDMDTLMKIFDKAIESRLDRRCTFVALGGGVIGDMCGFAAAAFLRGVNFIQIPTTVMAQVDSSVGGKTGINHRLGKNLIGAFYQPQCVLVDINTLNTLPERELASGLAEVVKYGLIRDAEFFEWQEKNMQALLARDPSALAYAIKRSCENKAEVVALDEKEGGVRATLNLGHTFGHAIETGFGYGQWLHGEAVAAGTVMAVDMSYRLGWIDESLMKRVYNILQQANLPTAPPEVMTMEMFKSYMAVDKKVADGLLRLILLKGPLGNCTFTGDYDRTALDDTLRAFCKS, from the exons ATGGCTTCTTCTGCAACTCTTCCAACCCTTCGCTTCTCTCTTAAACCTTGTACTTACCCCTGTCTTTCCCCATCGGATACATCCCATCTGTTTCTCCGGTGCTGGCATCGCACTGTGACTTCTCTCAGGCCTTCATTACACTCCTCTGGTTTGTTGGGGTCTAATCGAATCGTCGATCCTGTCTTGAAATGCGATAGAATTCGTTCCACTGTGTCGGCTACAGCGACTCCGGTTGAGGTAATGGAGCAGTCGCCGCCTAAAACCAGCTCTAAGGTTTCGACAATTGTTGATGTCGATTTGGGGGATCGAAGCTATCCCATATATATTGGAACCGGACTTCTTGATGAACCCGATCTTCTTCAGCG GCATGTTCATGGGAAGAAAGTTCTTGTGGTCACCAACACTACAATTGCACCATTGTACCTTGATAAAGTTATTAATGCTTTAACTTCTGGAAACTCGAAACTTTCTGTCGAGAGCGTGATTTTACCAGATGGTGAGAAGTATAAGGACATG GACACTCTCATGAAGATCTTCGACAAGGCCATTGAGTCGCGATTGGATCGACGCTGTACATTTGTAGCCCTTGGAGGCGGCGTGATTGGTGATATGTGTggttttgctgctgctgcttttcTACGTGGTGTAAACTTCATTCAGATTCCAACCACTGTAATGGCGCAG GTAGATTCTTCAGTGGGTGGCAAAACTGGAATAAACCATCGGCTGGGGAAGAACTTGATTGGTGCTTTCTACCAGCCTCAGTGTGTGCTTGTAGATATAAACACATTAAACACGTTACCTGAAAGGGAATTAGCTTCAGGTCTTGCTGAAGTTGTTAAATATGGGCTTATTAGGGATGCAGAGTTTTTTGAATGGCAAGAGAAGAATATGCAGGCATTATTAGCAAG GGACCCAAGTGCACTGGCTTATGCTATCAAGCGATCTTGTGAAAACAAGGCTGAAGTTGTGGCCTTGGATGAGAAAGAAGGTGGAGTGAGAGCAACGTTGAACTTGGGTCATACATTTGGCCAT GCAATAGAAACTGGTTTTGGCTATGGCCAGTGGCTCCACGGAGAAGCTGTTGCAGCTGGCACG GTCATGGCTGTGGACATGTCGTATCGCCTTGGCTGGATTGATGAATCACTCATGAAGCGTGTCTACAATATTTTGCAACAGGCGAATCTACCCACTGCCCCACCTGAAGTTATGACTATGGAGATGTTCAAATCTTACATGGCG GTTGATAAGAAAGTCGCCGATGGACTACTTAGACTTATCCTCCTGAAAGGTCCTTTGGGTAACTGCACTTTTACTGGAGATTATGATAGAACGGCCCTAGATGACACTCTGCGTGCATTTTGCAAGTCTTGA